A stretch of Bacillus pseudomycoides DNA encodes these proteins:
- a CDS encoding Glu/Leu/Phe/Val dehydrogenase → MAIQSEKEEVIQSTQEKIEVENPLEEFQAILKEALQALRYPEEVFDFLKRPMRFLEVSIPVRMDDGRTKIFQGYRAQHNDAAGPTKGGIRFHPDVTAEEVKALAGWMSLKCGVTGLPYGGAKGGIICNPQEMSFRELELLSRGYVRAVSQIVGPTKDIPAPDMYTNAQIMAWMLDEYDHIREFDSPGFITGKPLMLGGSQGRETATSKGVFYTLQLVSELKHIPLQNMRVIIQGFGNVGSYLAKYLYDIGVKVVGVSDALGGIYNPDGLDVPYLLENRDSFGVVSNLFSKTISNQELLEKECDVLIPAAIGGVITKHNAKKLGCKIVIEAANGPTTKEAIAMLEEKDILVVPDILANSGGVIVSYFEWCQNNQGYYWTEEYVDQCLKEKITSSFSNVFNTSKRFGVNMKIAAYIEGVRKIVEASRLRGWLHF, encoded by the coding sequence GTGGCAATTCAATCAGAAAAAGAAGAGGTAATACAATCTACTCAAGAAAAAATTGAAGTAGAAAATCCTTTAGAGGAATTTCAAGCTATATTAAAAGAGGCACTCCAGGCATTGCGTTATCCAGAGGAAGTATTCGATTTTCTTAAAAGGCCGATGCGTTTTTTAGAAGTAAGTATTCCTGTTCGAATGGATGATGGAAGAACAAAGATATTTCAAGGGTATCGTGCCCAGCATAATGATGCAGCAGGGCCAACAAAAGGTGGCATTCGGTTTCATCCAGATGTTACAGCAGAGGAAGTAAAGGCGCTTGCCGGTTGGATGAGTTTGAAATGTGGAGTGACTGGACTTCCATATGGAGGTGCGAAGGGCGGGATTATTTGTAATCCACAGGAGATGAGTTTCAGAGAACTAGAGTTACTTAGCCGTGGTTATGTAAGAGCAGTAAGTCAAATTGTTGGACCTACTAAAGATATTCCGGCTCCTGATATGTATACAAATGCGCAAATTATGGCTTGGATGCTGGATGAATATGATCATATTAGAGAATTTGATTCTCCAGGTTTTATTACTGGAAAGCCATTAATGCTAGGAGGATCACAAGGGAGGGAAACAGCTACATCTAAAGGGGTATTTTACACGCTTCAATTAGTCAGTGAGCTAAAACATATTCCGCTTCAAAATATGCGAGTGATTATTCAAGGGTTCGGAAACGTCGGGAGCTATTTAGCAAAATATTTATATGATATTGGTGTCAAAGTAGTAGGTGTATCTGATGCATTAGGTGGCATTTATAATCCAGACGGTCTAGATGTTCCTTATTTACTAGAAAATCGGGATTCTTTTGGCGTCGTATCGAACCTCTTTAGTAAAACAATCTCTAACCAAGAGTTGTTAGAAAAGGAATGTGATGTCCTCATTCCAGCGGCAATTGGAGGGGTGATTACGAAACATAATGCGAAAAAGCTTGGATGTAAGATTGTCATTGAAGCCGCGAATGGTCCGACAACAAAAGAAGCGATAGCAATGTTAGAAGAGAAAGACATTTTAGTTGTCCCAGATATTTTAGCGAATTCTGGAGGAGTTATTGTTTCTTATTTTGAATGGTGCCAAAATAACCAAGGATATTATTGGACAGAAGAATATGTAGACCAATGTTTAAAAGAGAAAATTACATCTAGCTTTTCTAATGTATTTAACACGTCAAAACGTTTTGGAGTAAATATGAAAATTGCTGCTTATATAGAAGGTGTTCGTAAGATTGTAGAAGCATCTCGTCTTCGAGGTTGGTTGCATTTTTAG
- a CDS encoding sigma 54-interacting transcriptional regulator gives MFSIAHNKIRPIVSLPVDQSETEWNIDVNHIKESFLFLKRGDQLFAYVHVRDLLLKSEGITIQALLSNAVSLDTICHLSKNISLTALFQIIGAPIAIVKNERGELTGYIKREDIFAELFKQENKSVDILKIILTSIPMGIFVVDREKNIVNCNESGLKMIKSTPEKVLNVPAEQIFNGEHISSVFATGKTILNQLQLTNEMGVLVDYSPIPSFDQTIEGMVIIVQDLPMVEDMAMEIEYIKDLNKDLHAILSSIYDEILVVNHKGELIRYSETVINDFWGSDLKELLGKNLLDLEEKGLFSPSVTRLVLEQQKKVSIVQETKNGRKILAVGNPVFSESGELHRIIIASRDITEATRLKTELHEMKKISEQYKKELDSFKNKDRFLKKLIYCSPKMEQIINQAKKIADFSSNVLISGESGVGKEVIAQAIHQLGNRSSNPFLKLNCGAIPETLLESELFGYTKGAFTGADKNGKEGYFKRADRGILFLDEIGEMPLHLQVKLLRVLQEQEVIPIGSTIPTKINVQIIAATNKSLEKMVEAGTFREDLFYRLNVIPLQVPPLRERMEDVPILAFHFLQQLNEKYNKNYQLTPDALNLLEFYSWPGNVRELQNMIERLVVSADDSVIDAEFVSKFLTPGYDFKKSKPVITRVLPLHEALHSVEEQLILLAMKQYKTTTKAAKALGISQSSVSRKYQKIMNEKELSVDTISYF, from the coding sequence ATGTTTTCCATTGCTCATAACAAAATTAGACCTATTGTTTCTCTGCCTGTCGATCAATCTGAAACGGAATGGAATATAGATGTTAATCATATAAAAGAATCTTTTTTATTTCTAAAAAGAGGAGATCAACTATTTGCATATGTCCATGTGAGGGATTTGCTGTTAAAAAGTGAGGGAATAACGATCCAAGCATTGCTCTCAAATGCTGTTTCACTAGATACAATATGTCATCTTAGTAAAAATATTTCCTTAACAGCTCTCTTTCAAATTATTGGGGCACCCATTGCCATAGTGAAAAATGAAAGAGGAGAGTTAACAGGGTACATAAAAAGAGAGGACATTTTTGCAGAATTATTTAAACAAGAAAATAAAAGTGTAGATATACTGAAAATTATTTTAACGTCTATACCGATGGGGATTTTTGTAGTAGATCGTGAGAAGAACATTGTCAATTGTAATGAGTCAGGTTTGAAGATGATTAAATCAACTCCTGAAAAAGTACTGAATGTACCAGCAGAACAGATTTTTAATGGAGAACATATTAGCAGTGTATTTGCAACAGGAAAAACGATTTTAAATCAACTACAATTAACAAATGAGATGGGAGTATTAGTTGACTACAGTCCTATTCCAAGTTTCGACCAAACAATTGAGGGAATGGTCATTATTGTGCAAGATTTACCGATGGTTGAGGATATGGCAATGGAAATTGAGTATATAAAGGATTTGAATAAAGATTTACATGCAATCTTATCTAGTATTTATGATGAAATATTAGTAGTTAATCATAAAGGGGAATTAATTCGTTATAGTGAAACTGTTATCAATGACTTTTGGGGAAGCGATTTGAAAGAACTTTTAGGTAAAAATCTTTTAGATTTAGAGGAAAAAGGCTTATTTAGTCCATCTGTTACGCGATTAGTGTTGGAACAACAAAAAAAGGTATCCATTGTACAAGAGACAAAGAATGGAAGAAAGATATTAGCCGTTGGAAATCCTGTATTTAGTGAAAGTGGAGAGCTGCATCGTATTATTATTGCTTCAAGAGATATTACAGAAGCCACAAGGTTAAAGACGGAATTACATGAGATGAAAAAGATATCTGAACAGTATAAGAAAGAGTTGGACAGCTTTAAAAATAAAGATCGTTTTCTTAAGAAACTGATTTATTGTAGTCCTAAAATGGAGCAAATTATAAATCAAGCTAAAAAAATAGCTGATTTTTCTTCCAATGTTCTTATTTCTGGAGAATCGGGCGTTGGAAAGGAAGTGATTGCGCAAGCAATCCATCAACTTGGAAACAGATCATCAAATCCATTTTTAAAATTAAATTGCGGTGCGATTCCCGAAACTTTGTTAGAAAGTGAATTGTTCGGCTATACGAAAGGTGCCTTTACCGGTGCTGATAAAAATGGAAAAGAAGGATATTTTAAGCGGGCAGATCGAGGGATTTTATTTTTAGATGAGATTGGAGAAATGCCGTTACATCTGCAAGTGAAATTACTCAGAGTGTTGCAAGAACAAGAAGTAATTCCAATCGGAAGTACGATACCTACGAAAATAAATGTTCAAATTATTGCTGCCACAAATAAAAGTCTTGAAAAAATGGTCGAAGCTGGCACGTTTCGAGAAGATTTATTTTATCGCTTAAATGTCATTCCACTGCAAGTGCCTCCGCTTAGAGAACGAATGGAAGATGTTCCGATACTCGCGTTTCATTTCTTACAGCAGTTAAATGAAAAATATAATAAAAATTATCAGTTAACTCCTGATGCGCTTAATTTACTAGAGTTTTATTCATGGCCAGGAAATGTAAGAGAATTGCAGAATATGATTGAACGCTTAGTAGTATCCGCAGATGATTCGGTCATTGATGCTGAATTTGTTAGTAAATTTCTAACTCCTGGATATGATTTTAAAAAATCAAAGCCGGTGATTACAAGGGTTTTACCATTACATGAAGCATTGCATTCTGTAGAAGAACAATTAATTTTACTTGCGATGAAGCAGTATAAAACAACAACGAAGGCAGCGAAGGCTCTTGGGATAAGCCAGTCTTCTGTTAGTCGTAAATATCAAAAAATCATGAATGAAAAAGAATTGTCGGTTGATACAATTTCGTATTTTTAA
- the nrdF gene encoding class 1b ribonucleoside-diphosphate reductase subunit beta, with protein MRAVNWNKKEDDFSLMFWKQNIAQFWTEEEIAVSSDKNTWVQLSKEEQIAYKRVLGGLTLLDTKQGGEGMPLVLVHLENLQAKSVLAFMGAMEEVHAKSYSHIFTTLATEEEIDEIFEWVDSHPLLEKKAGIITGYYRRLLKPQVTKKELYMAMVASVFLESYLFYSGFFYPLYLAGQGKLTASGEIINLIIRDESIHGVFVGILAQQIFAELSAEEQQEVQKETQELLMELYEIEMAYTDEIYTSIGLVEEVNRFVRYNANKGLMNLGLEPRFEEEEINPIVLNGLRTDTKNHDFFSVKGNGYVKATNVEKLSDDDFVFDF; from the coding sequence ATGCGCGCTGTAAACTGGAACAAAAAAGAAGACGATTTTAGTTTAATGTTTTGGAAGCAAAACATCGCTCAGTTTTGGACAGAAGAAGAAATTGCGGTATCTTCTGACAAAAATACTTGGGTGCAATTATCAAAAGAAGAGCAAATTGCTTATAAGCGTGTGCTAGGGGGGCTAACACTTCTAGATACAAAACAGGGCGGCGAAGGGATGCCACTTGTACTTGTTCATCTTGAGAATTTACAAGCGAAAAGTGTATTAGCTTTCATGGGTGCTATGGAAGAAGTACATGCGAAGAGTTACAGTCATATCTTCACAACACTCGCAACAGAAGAAGAAATTGATGAGATCTTTGAATGGGTAGATAGCCATCCATTACTTGAGAAAAAAGCAGGTATTATTACAGGTTACTATCGTCGTTTATTAAAGCCACAAGTAACGAAAAAAGAATTATACATGGCTATGGTAGCGAGTGTATTCCTAGAAAGTTACTTGTTCTATAGTGGATTCTTCTATCCATTATACTTAGCAGGACAAGGTAAATTAACTGCAAGTGGCGAAATTATTAACTTAATAATTCGTGACGAGTCAATTCACGGGGTATTCGTCGGTATTTTAGCACAGCAAATCTTCGCAGAACTTTCTGCAGAAGAACAGCAGGAAGTGCAAAAGGAAACACAAGAGTTATTAATGGAACTGTATGAAATTGAAATGGCATATACAGACGAAATTTATACATCCATCGGTCTTGTGGAAGAAGTAAATCGCTTCGTTCGTTACAATGCGAACAAAGGGCTTATGAACTTAGGGTTAGAACCACGCTTTGAAGAAGAAGAAATTAATCCAATCGTGTTAAACGGTTTACGTACAGATACGAAAAACCATGATTTCTTCTCTGTAAAAGGAAATGGTTATGTAAAAGCAACAAATGTTGAAAAGTTATCGGACGATGATTTCGTATTTGACTTTTAA
- a CDS encoding putrescine aminotransferase, which produces MGTNVKNKSNEQDVKNTSVNDYITKVLQLIEKEKVSEEEANWIQKETVDGFREHVNPGFLAYRKTVTKDGQFAAVEWSDEGSCFMDINGKKYIDCLGGFGIYNVGHRNPKVVKAVTDQLKRQALHSQDLLDPLRAILAKILADITPGDLKYAFFTNSGTESVEAALKLAKMYSERTTFISTTRAFHGKSLGSLSGTAKGMFRKPFLPLIPGFRHVPFGDIDMMRKTFETCALVGEDVAAIILEPIQGEGGIILPPENYLKQVRELCDEFGSLLIFDEVQTGMGRTGKMFAAELYDVVPDIICLAKAFGGGVMPAGAIVAKEKVFKSWFDNPFMHTTTFGGNPLACAAAIATIHVLLEDKLPERAAEVGEYFLNGLKKAAEGHEDKVFEIRGQGLMIGIEFHKDEIGYEVSKAMFDQGILVAGTLINSKTIRIEPSLTISYEEVDTVINAFKSVLSEVKAQ; this is translated from the coding sequence ATGGGCACGAATGTGAAAAATAAATCTAACGAACAAGATGTGAAGAATACGAGTGTAAATGATTATATTACGAAAGTACTGCAATTAATCGAAAAAGAGAAGGTTTCTGAAGAGGAAGCAAATTGGATTCAAAAAGAGACGGTAGATGGATTTAGAGAACACGTCAATCCTGGTTTTCTCGCATATAGAAAAACGGTAACAAAAGATGGGCAATTTGCAGCGGTAGAATGGTCCGACGAAGGATCTTGTTTCATGGACATCAATGGTAAAAAATATATTGATTGTTTAGGAGGGTTCGGGATTTATAATGTTGGACACCGTAATCCGAAAGTGGTAAAAGCTGTAACAGATCAATTAAAGCGTCAAGCGTTGCATAGTCAAGATTTATTAGATCCACTTCGTGCGATTCTTGCAAAGATTTTAGCGGATATTACACCAGGAGATTTGAAATATGCATTCTTTACAAATAGCGGGACAGAAAGTGTGGAGGCAGCATTAAAATTAGCAAAAATGTATAGTGAGCGAACAACTTTCATTTCAACAACGCGCGCCTTCCATGGTAAGAGCCTTGGTTCATTATCTGGAACAGCAAAAGGAATGTTCCGTAAACCATTCTTACCATTAATTCCAGGTTTCCGTCACGTTCCATTTGGTGATATTGATATGATGAGAAAAACATTTGAAACATGTGCATTAGTAGGAGAGGATGTTGCAGCCATTATTTTAGAGCCAATTCAAGGCGAGGGTGGTATTATTTTACCTCCAGAAAACTACTTGAAACAAGTAAGAGAACTCTGTGATGAATTCGGGTCACTACTTATTTTTGATGAAGTACAAACTGGAATGGGACGCACTGGGAAAATGTTTGCTGCGGAATTATACGATGTAGTACCAGATATTATTTGTCTTGCGAAAGCATTTGGCGGAGGTGTAATGCCAGCAGGTGCAATTGTGGCAAAAGAAAAGGTATTTAAAAGTTGGTTTGATAATCCATTTATGCATACAACAACGTTTGGTGGAAACCCTCTTGCATGTGCAGCTGCAATCGCAACAATCCATGTGTTATTGGAGGATAAATTACCAGAACGAGCTGCGGAAGTTGGAGAGTATTTCTTAAACGGATTGAAAAAAGCAGCCGAAGGACATGAGGATAAAGTTTTTGAAATTCGTGGTCAAGGTTTAATGATTGGGATTGAATTCCATAAAGACGAAATTGGCTATGAAGTATCGAAGGCAATGTTTGATCAAGGTATTCTTGTTGCGGGAACATTAATTAATTCAAAAACAATTCGTATTGAGCCATCGCTTACAATTAGTTATGAAGAAGTAGATACAGTAATCAATGCATTTAAATCAGTGTTATCAGAAGTAAAAGCACAATAA
- a CDS encoding aldehyde dehydrogenase family protein: MLDLKMYLNGEWRDSSNQEKRTIINPANGKVIAYAPEGTIEDAKYAIEVARTTFDSGIWSETSAAERASYLFKIADEIDKNKEELTRLETMDNGKTHREAEGDIGDAAACFRYYAGLITKPDGQTYHVADPMQAMVVREPVGVCGLIVPWNYPLLMSVWKIAPALAAGNTIVFKPSEVTPITATKLFEIFEKIELPKGVANMVMGAGPTVGNEIAASNKVDMISFTGGTKTGKHIMRTAADNMKKISLELGGKSPNIIFADADFETAVDYALFGIYAGSGQVCSAGSRILVEESVYDKFVNCFVERAKQINVGPGDNPESEMGPLVSQEHMEKVLRYIEIGKDEGAEIACGGNRIMVDGKGDGFFIEPTAFVNVKPDMRIVQEEIFGPVVVIQKFKDEQEAIELANGTDYGLAGGVFTVDGAKAMRVIRKLRAGITWINSYHPTYNEAPWGGYKQSGIGRSLGTFGLEEFQEIKQININLEVEPIGWFANKKTVEVK, from the coding sequence GTGCTAGATTTAAAAATGTATCTAAACGGTGAATGGAGAGATTCTAGTAATCAAGAGAAAAGAACGATTATCAACCCTGCGAATGGCAAGGTTATCGCATATGCACCTGAGGGAACGATTGAGGATGCGAAATACGCGATTGAAGTGGCGAGAACAACTTTTGATAGCGGGATTTGGTCAGAAACATCAGCTGCTGAAAGAGCATCTTATTTATTTAAAATAGCAGATGAAATTGACAAAAATAAAGAAGAACTTACACGTCTTGAGACGATGGATAATGGGAAAACACATCGCGAGGCAGAAGGGGATATTGGAGATGCAGCAGCTTGTTTCCGTTATTATGCGGGGCTGATTACAAAACCAGACGGACAAACATATCATGTAGCTGATCCAATGCAGGCTATGGTTGTAAGAGAGCCAGTTGGTGTTTGTGGGTTAATTGTTCCATGGAATTATCCTTTGCTGATGAGTGTATGGAAGATTGCCCCTGCTTTAGCAGCGGGAAATACGATTGTGTTTAAACCATCTGAAGTTACACCAATTACTGCAACGAAGTTATTTGAAATCTTCGAGAAAATAGAATTACCAAAAGGTGTTGCCAATATGGTGATGGGTGCCGGGCCAACAGTAGGGAATGAAATTGCAGCAAGTAATAAAGTTGATATGATTTCCTTTACTGGCGGAACAAAAACAGGAAAGCACATTATGAGAACAGCGGCAGATAATATGAAAAAGATTTCGCTAGAACTTGGCGGGAAATCTCCAAATATTATTTTTGCGGATGCAGATTTTGAAACGGCTGTTGATTATGCATTATTTGGTATTTATGCAGGTTCTGGACAAGTATGTTCAGCAGGATCAAGAATTCTTGTAGAAGAAAGCGTTTACGATAAATTTGTTAATTGTTTCGTAGAACGAGCAAAGCAAATTAATGTTGGACCTGGTGATAATCCAGAATCAGAGATGGGGCCACTTGTAAGTCAAGAGCATATGGAAAAGGTATTACGCTATATTGAAATTGGAAAAGATGAAGGAGCAGAAATTGCTTGCGGAGGGAATCGTATAATGGTGGATGGGAAAGGTGACGGTTTCTTTATTGAACCAACAGCCTTTGTCAATGTGAAACCTGATATGCGTATTGTACAGGAAGAAATTTTTGGACCGGTTGTAGTAATCCAAAAGTTTAAGGATGAACAGGAAGCAATTGAGCTAGCAAACGGTACGGATTACGGCTTAGCTGGAGGGGTATTTACGGTTGATGGTGCAAAAGCGATGCGCGTGATTCGCAAGCTACGCGCAGGGATTACGTGGATTAATAGTTATCATCCAACATACAACGAGGCACCTTGGGGCGGATATAAACAAAGTGGTATCGGTCGTAGTTTAGGAACATTTGGTTTAGAGGAATTTCAAGAAATTAAGCAGATTAATATAAATCTAGAAGTAGAACCAATTGGTTGGTTTGCAAATAAAAAGACTGTAGAGGTGAAATAG
- a CDS encoding APC family permease, protein MGKVVGLKRSLGLWSIVMLGVGYMTPMVGFDTFGIVSEKTGGHVPAAYLIALVGMLFTAASYGKMVKVFPTAGSAYTYTQKTISTRLGFLVGWSALLDYLFLPMVNALLTRIYMSALFPSVPDWVWVVGFILFITLINIISVNVTANFNTFLVTFQVIVMIVFVFLVIKGLLAGEGTGEVFSIQPFFQSDIQISPLVAGATILCFSFLGFDAVTTFAEETPNAKKTIPRAIFLTALIGGILFIVTTYFTQSFFPDVSVFKDKESAAPEIALYVGGKFFQSFFLVGTLMGTIASGLASHTSVSRLLYVMGRDNVIPKKIFGYIHPRLRTPVYNIIFVGIIALSAMFMDLETAASLINFGALIAFTFVNLSVISYYVIKKKRYKTVKDFFSFLVMPTLGAGTVAVLWFNLNIHSLILGLSWAVIGIGYLLYITNMFRSAPPQMHFEEVQEV, encoded by the coding sequence GTGGGAAAAGTAGTTGGTTTAAAACGTTCATTAGGACTATGGTCAATTGTTATGCTAGGTGTCGGCTATATGACACCGATGGTGGGATTTGATACATTTGGAATTGTTTCTGAAAAAACGGGCGGGCATGTTCCAGCGGCTTATCTGATTGCATTAGTGGGGATGTTGTTTACAGCTGCAAGCTACGGCAAAATGGTAAAGGTTTTTCCTACTGCGGGATCTGCTTATACGTATACACAAAAAACAATTAGTACAAGGCTTGGGTTTCTTGTCGGATGGTCAGCGTTATTGGATTATTTGTTTTTACCGATGGTGAACGCGCTATTAACGAGAATTTATATGTCAGCACTTTTTCCAAGTGTTCCAGATTGGGTATGGGTAGTTGGTTTTATTCTATTCATTACACTTATAAATATTATTAGTGTAAATGTTACTGCAAATTTCAACACGTTCTTAGTAACATTTCAAGTGATAGTAATGATAGTGTTCGTTTTTCTCGTTATAAAAGGCTTATTAGCAGGAGAAGGAACTGGAGAAGTTTTTTCCATTCAGCCGTTTTTTCAATCAGATATACAAATATCACCGTTAGTTGCAGGAGCTACAATTCTTTGTTTTTCATTTTTAGGCTTTGATGCAGTAACGACATTTGCAGAAGAAACACCAAACGCAAAGAAGACGATTCCTCGAGCGATTTTTCTTACCGCTCTAATTGGCGGTATTTTATTCATCGTTACGACGTATTTTACACAATCCTTTTTCCCTGATGTATCTGTATTTAAAGACAAAGAATCAGCGGCTCCAGAAATTGCGCTATACGTTGGTGGGAAATTCTTTCAAAGTTTCTTCTTAGTAGGAACTTTGATGGGGACAATAGCATCTGGCTTAGCTTCTCATACAAGTGTATCGCGATTATTGTATGTAATGGGGCGAGATAATGTAATCCCGAAGAAAATATTTGGATACATTCATCCTCGCTTGCGAACTCCAGTGTATAACATTATTTTTGTAGGAATTATTGCACTCTCAGCTATGTTCATGGATTTAGAAACAGCAGCATCTCTTATTAACTTTGGAGCGCTTATTGCGTTTACATTTGTTAATTTATCAGTCATTTCTTACTATGTGATTAAGAAAAAGCGATATAAAACAGTAAAAGACTTTTTTAGTTTTTTAGTTATGCCTACTTTAGGAGCAGGTACTGTAGCTGTACTTTGGTTTAACCTCAATATTCATTCACTTATTCTTGGACTTAGCTGGGCTGTTATTGGAATCGGCTATCTTCTGTATATTACGAACATGTTTCGTTCAGCTCCTCCTCAAATGCATTTTGAAGAAGTGCAGGAAGTATAA
- a CDS encoding SAV0927 family protein, translating to MKLDILLEQVEKQSIGYYCIVSNQHRYDLAVTYSQQFFGKAMVTSIQNGRMILLSQEDIAEEQYWAPKLGIEVEDIEEFQSFFHMILQSQMLAEQY from the coding sequence ATGAAACTGGATATTTTGCTAGAGCAAGTTGAAAAACAATCAATTGGTTATTACTGTATTGTATCAAATCAGCATCGATATGATCTAGCAGTTACGTATTCACAGCAGTTTTTTGGAAAAGCAATGGTTACCTCTATTCAAAATGGAAGAATGATTCTATTAAGTCAAGAAGATATTGCAGAGGAACAATATTGGGCACCTAAGCTAGGGATTGAGGTAGAGGATATAGAGGAATTTCAGAGCTTTTTTCATATGATCCTTCAGTCACAAATGTTAGCAGAACAATATTAA